The Rhinoraja longicauda isolate Sanriku21f chromosome 19, sRhiLon1.1, whole genome shotgun sequence genome includes a window with the following:
- the LOC144603003 gene encoding butyrophilin subfamily 1 member A1-like, whose protein sequence is MGVFHCAVLLLHGILTSAHGEFAVIVPGDGGFAATVGGDAVLECQLVPDILTSDMEVQWRKSGLASPVLVYRHGQSDALAQHQDYRARAQLFKDELAKGNISLRIMNVRRLDEGEYTCSVTDRSGYKASPAQLRVQGLGSKPRIQLLGYQGDGIQLVCKSGGWYPGPEMVWIGDDGRVLTQAETRYHEDTEGLINVDSQVTVTKQSTNKFKCVVGNRRFNLKHEAIVKISDEIFPAGVPDWALPLVLTICLLIAANGAVFYWNVKQNRRIKELERRKSIVELEWKRIRGHQVSVTLDAETAHPRLEVSEDRKRVRRTRTRRSLPDTGKRFTHWRCVLGSEGFTSGRHYWEVDVAGSRGWSLGVAAESVERGRVTLTPETAVWSIRRRYDEFDALTSPPSPLPARPIPRRVGVYLSYESGTVSFYDADTQSHLHTFTGNKFTEKLYPFFWTWDEDEWMRICSRSAPGV, encoded by the exons ATGGGAGTGTTTCACTGCGCTGTGTTGCTACTGCACGGGATCCTCACCTCAGCCCACG GTGAATTTGCCGTAATTGTACCGGGCGACGGTGGTTTTGCAGCCACTGTAGGTGGAGATGCGGTGTTGGAATGTCAGCTTGTGCCAGATATATTGACCAGCGACATGGAGGTGCAGTGGAGGAAGTCAGGTCTGGCCTCGCCAGTCCTCGTGTACAGACATGGACAAAGTGACGCCCTCGCTCAACACCAGGATTACAGAGCAAGGGCCCAactgtttaaagatgaactggCCAAAGGGAACATTTCCCTCAGAATAATGAACGTAAGGAGGCTTGATGAAGGGGAATATACATGTTCAGTTACAGACAGATCTGGGTATAAAGCATCTCCAGCTCAACTGCGAGTTCAAG GTTTGGGGAGTAAGCCCCGGATTCAGTTGCTAGGATACCAGGGAGATGGAATCCAGCTCGTGTGTAAATCCGGTGGATGGTATCCTGGACCAGAGATGGTGTGGATCGGCGACGATGGACGGGTTTTAACACAAGCTGAAACAAGATACCATGAAGACACGGAAGGGCTTATAAATGTGGACAGCCAGGTGACTGTAACGAAGCAGTCAACGAACAAGTTCAAGTGTGTTGTTGGGAACAGACGATTCAACTTAAAACATGAGGCAATCGTTAAGATATCAG ATGAGATCTTCCCTGCTGGCGTTCCTGACTGGGCCCTGCCGCTAGTCCTCACCATTTGTCTTCTCATTGCCGCCAACGGTGCTGTGTTTTATTGGAACGTGAAACAAAACAGACGCATTAAAG AGCTGGAACGGCGCAAATCCATCGTAGAACTTG AGTGGAAGAGGATACGTGGCCACCAAG tctccgtcaccctggatgcggaaacagcgcatccgcggctcgaggtgtctgaggatcggaagagggtgagacggacccggacccggaggagtctccctgacaccgggaagaggtttacacactggcggtgtgtgctgggatcggagggattcacatcggggagacattactgggaggttgaTGTGGctgggagtcggggctggagtctgggagtcgccgcagagtctgtggagaggggacgggtcacactgaccccggagactgcagtctggagcatcaggcggcggtatgacgagtttgatgcactcacctcccctccatcccctctccccgcccgtcccatcccccggagggtgggagtttatctcagttacgagtccgggacagtttcattttacgacgcggacacccagtcccatctccacaccttcactgggaacaaattcacggagaaactttatcctttcttctggacttGGGATGAAGACGAGTGGATGAGAATCTGCTCccgttccgctccgggtgtgtaa